The Citrifermentans bemidjiense Bem genome window below encodes:
- a CDS encoding TerC family protein, with amino-acid sequence MEWLTDPQVWLALVTLSALEIVLGIDNIIFISIQASKLPAHQQEKARLTGLGLAMFIRVALLFSLSWLMGLTDPLFSVLNNEISGRDLILISGGLFLIWKSTMEIHEKLEGEEVVASAKVGATFGAVLVQILLLDIVFSLDSIITAIGMASQLFIMIAAVVIAVGFMMLFSGKISAFVEKHPTIKMLALSFLLMIGVALIGDGLDMHIPKGYIYFAMAFSVLVEMLNLRMRRGTPVKLHEPHLDSAEKGK; translated from the coding sequence ATGGAATGGCTTACCGACCCGCAGGTCTGGCTGGCACTGGTTACCCTGAGCGCACTTGAGATAGTGCTGGGTATAGACAACATCATCTTCATCTCGATTCAGGCCAGCAAACTCCCGGCCCACCAGCAGGAAAAGGCGAGGCTTACCGGCCTCGGTTTGGCGATGTTCATCAGGGTGGCGCTTCTTTTTTCGCTTTCCTGGCTCATGGGGCTCACCGACCCGCTCTTCTCGGTCCTTAACAACGAGATCTCCGGCCGCGACCTCATCCTCATCTCGGGCGGCTTGTTCCTCATCTGGAAGAGCACTATGGAGATTCACGAGAAACTGGAGGGAGAGGAGGTGGTCGCCTCCGCCAAGGTGGGAGCGACCTTCGGGGCGGTTCTGGTGCAAATCCTGCTGCTGGATATCGTTTTTTCGCTCGACTCCATCATCACCGCCATCGGCATGGCGAGCCAGCTCTTCATAATGATCGCCGCGGTGGTGATCGCCGTCGGCTTCATGATGCTCTTCTCCGGCAAGATCAGCGCCTTCGTGGAAAAACACCCCACCATAAAGATGCTCGCGCTGAGCTTCCTGCTCATGATCGGTGTCGCCTTGATCGGGGACGGGTTGGACATGCACATCCCCAAAGGGTACATCTACTTCGCCATGGCCTTCTCGGTGCTGGTCGAGATGCTCAACCTGAGGATGCGCAGGGGCACGCCGGTCAAACTCCACGAGCCGCACCTCGATTCGGCGGAGAAGGGAAAGTAA